Proteins from a genomic interval of Nitrospirota bacterium:
- the rtcA gene encoding RNA 3'-phosphate cyclase, whose translation MIEIDGSFGEGGGQILRTALSLSCLRGLPFRMFNIRTKRRKPGLMPQHLMAVKSLALISGASVKGDSIGSTQLFFEPKEVKSGDYYFDIGTAGSTSLLMQALLLPLVFSRGQSSLTLKGGTHVPMSPPFHYIKDAFISMLKRLGIDISAEISSYGFYPKGGGKVRFLIEPAKTLRHMNFIERGDIISIKGLSGVGNLSLSIAQRQKDSTLKALGSLDILPEIETVEVNSIGQGTFVFLSVDSEGSNSGFSALGQRGKRAETVGQETAEKFLDYYRTGSCLDPHMADQLIPYLALIKDTIGFTTSKVTGHLLTNLWVTEKFLGIKYEIEGEKGSPGTVIIRS comes from the coding sequence ATTTTGAGAACCGCATTGAGCCTTTCCTGCCTTAGAGGTTTGCCATTCAGGATGTTCAATATAAGAACAAAGAGGCGTAAGCCAGGCCTCATGCCCCAGCACCTTATGGCTGTAAAGTCATTGGCTTTAATCTCAGGGGCATCTGTTAAGGGTGATTCCATTGGCTCAACCCAACTTTTCTTTGAGCCAAAGGAGGTTAAATCAGGCGATTACTACTTTGACATAGGAACTGCTGGCTCGACATCTCTTTTAATGCAGGCACTTCTCCTTCCACTTGTATTTTCGAGGGGGCAGTCCTCACTCACACTTAAAGGAGGCACACATGTTCCAATGAGCCCTCCGTTTCATTACATAAAAGATGCATTTATCTCAATGCTTAAGAGGCTTGGGATAGATATAAGTGCCGAGATTTCTTCCTATGGGTTTTATCCAAAAGGAGGAGGAAAGGTAAGGTTCCTTATCGAGCCTGCAAAGACACTAAGGCATATGAATTTTATCGAAAGGGGAGATATAATCTCCATAAAAGGGCTCTCTGGAGTTGGAAACCTTTCTTTAAGCATCGCCCAAAGGCAGAAGGACTCAACGCTTAAGGCACTCGGCTCTTTGGATATTCTCCCTGAAATAGAGACCGTCGAGGTAAACTCAATAGGGCAGGGAACTTTCGTTTTCCTTTCTGTTGATTCGGAAGGCTCAAACTCAGGGTTTTCAGCCTTAGGACAAAGGGGTAAAAGGGCTGAGACTGTTGGACAAGAGACTGCAGAGAAGTTTTTGGATTATTATCGCACAGGCAGTTGCCTTGACCCTCATATGGCAGACCAGCTTATACCCTATCTGGCACTCATAAAAGACACTATAGGATTTACAACATCAAAAGTCACAGGGCATCTCCTTACGAACCTCTGGGTTACCGAGAAATTCTTAGGGATAAAATATGAGATAGAGGGTGAAAAAGGCTCACCGGGGACTGTGATTATTAGAAGTTGA
- the miaA gene encoding tRNA (adenosine(37)-N6)-dimethylallyltransferase MiaA, producing the protein MPDTVILILGPTCVGKSETAIELTKALKTELISADSMQIYKYMDIGTGKPSLSERQGIKHHMIDIVLPEETYSVGRYIEDVIPVINTIHEKNKIPVVVGGTGLYTKAMTRGLFPGPSADWSLRGELLRLEEESKGILYENLRRLDPTAAENIMPTDLRRILRSLEVSLKSNEKMSELKARLTKPLPYEFIKIGLMRERKELYGMIEKRVEDMIARGLVHEVNRLLSMNPSSTSMQAIGYKEIASYLKGNYPLDEAIRLIKRNTKRYAKRQFTWFKKEEGIHWIDVTGIFSGREIYNKVSVLFSLTKVNL; encoded by the coding sequence ATGCCTGATACTGTCATTCTCATTTTAGGTCCAACCTGTGTTGGAAAGTCAGAGACCGCAATAGAGCTTACAAAGGCTCTCAAAACAGAGCTTATAAGTGCAGATTCCATGCAGATATATAAATACATGGACATTGGAACAGGAAAGCCTTCTTTATCCGAAAGACAGGGAATTAAACACCATATGATAGACATTGTCTTACCTGAGGAGACATATAGTGTTGGCAGATACATAGAGGATGTCATACCAGTAATTAATACCATTCACGAGAAAAATAAAATCCCTGTTGTTGTCGGAGGCACAGGGCTTTATACAAAGGCAATGACAAGAGGGCTCTTCCCTGGGCCATCTGCTGACTGGAGCTTAAGAGGAGAGCTTTTAAGGCTGGAGGAGGAATCAAAGGGGATTCTCTATGAAAATCTGAGAAGGCTTGACCCTACTGCAGCAGAAAATATAATGCCTACTGATTTAAGAAGAATTCTCAGGTCATTAGAGGTCTCCCTTAAAAGCAATGAGAAGATGTCTGAGTTAAAGGCAAGACTCACAAAGCCACTTCCTTATGAATTCATAAAGATAGGGCTTATGCGGGAAAGAAAGGAGCTTTATGGAATGATAGAAAAAAGGGTGGAGGATATGATTGCGAGAGGTCTTGTCCATGAGGTGAATAGACTTCTTAGTATGAATCCTTCATCCACTTCCATGCAGGCAATTGGCTATAAGGAAATCGCATCCTATCTCAAGGGCAACTATCCCCTCGATGAGGCTATAAGGCTTATAAAAAGAAATACAAAAAGATATGCAAAAAGACAGTTTACATGGTTTAAGAAAGAGGAGGGCATACACTGGATTGATGTTACAGGGATATTTAGCGGCAGGGAGATATATAATAAAGTATCGGTATTATTCAGCTTGACAAAGGTTAATCTATAG
- a CDS encoding type II toxin-antitoxin system mRNA interferase toxin, RelE/StbE family has translation MNYQLVTSGQFERALKAFLRKHPNLKGLVVERLTLLQKDPHDPCLKTHELKGKLKGILSTSLTYDYRVVFVIEGNAIYLLNIGSHDEVY, from the coding sequence ATGAACTATCAACTGGTTACTTCTGGGCAATTTGAAAGGGCACTCAAGGCATTCCTTAGAAAGCATCCTAATTTAAAGGGGCTTGTGGTTGAAAGGCTTACCCTTTTACAGAAAGACCCACACGACCCCTGTCTTAAGACCCATGAGCTGAAAGGCAAATTAAAGGGCATTCTCTCTACCAGCCTCACTTACGATTACAGGGTTGTGTTTGTCATTGAAGGAAATGCCATATACCTTTTGAACATAGGCTCGCATGATGAAGTTTACTGA